In the Aneurinibacillus soli genome, one interval contains:
- a CDS encoding phage major capsid protein translates to MPKTLFDLKNDLVTLGKALAAAKEQKIAEASKPDADIETIKALETKEVNLKARFDILQREHDEMEAEQLKNLQRNPIKGAADPKAKITAAKAELYRATVRGRNISSDVKAALGDNNTTGGEKILPTTMTNELLHEPFVKNPLRDHSTFTSVTNLEIPKIDFTLDDDDFIADTETAKEIKAEGDVVTFGRHKFKVFVPISETILTATDTNLVQTVDQALQSGLAAKEKKVAFATTPKAGEEHMSFYSVQNGIKEVTGADLYKAIKAALADLHEDYRENAKITMRYADYLDIIETLANGSTALYSAQPEQVLGKPVVFCDAAVNPVVGDLRYSHFNYDPQALYDRDKDVKTGIELFALTAWVDHKIKLKSAFRIAKKAPTV, encoded by the coding sequence ATGCCTAAAACACTGTTTGATCTCAAAAATGACCTGGTAACACTCGGAAAAGCACTTGCTGCAGCTAAGGAACAAAAGATCGCAGAAGCATCGAAACCAGATGCTGACATTGAAACAATTAAGGCCTTGGAAACGAAAGAAGTGAATCTGAAAGCTCGGTTCGACATCTTGCAAAGAGAACACGACGAAATGGAAGCCGAGCAACTGAAAAATTTGCAACGTAACCCAATCAAAGGGGCTGCCGATCCGAAAGCAAAGATTACGGCTGCGAAGGCAGAACTGTACCGTGCAACGGTTCGGGGCCGCAACATTTCGAGCGACGTAAAAGCTGCACTCGGTGATAACAATACAACTGGCGGCGAGAAAATACTGCCGACAACGATGACGAATGAATTGCTGCACGAACCTTTCGTTAAGAACCCGTTGCGCGACCATTCGACGTTCACAAGTGTGACGAATCTTGAAATTCCTAAGATCGACTTCACACTTGACGACGATGATTTTATTGCGGATACAGAAACAGCAAAAGAGATTAAGGCCGAAGGTGATGTTGTCACTTTTGGGCGTCACAAATTCAAGGTGTTTGTTCCGATCTCCGAAACGATCCTGACTGCAACAGATACGAACCTTGTCCAAACGGTAGATCAAGCCTTGCAAAGCGGGTTGGCTGCTAAGGAGAAGAAAGTGGCGTTTGCTACTACACCTAAGGCGGGTGAGGAGCACATGTCCTTCTACTCGGTACAAAACGGTATCAAGGAAGTTACAGGTGCTGATCTGTACAAGGCAATCAAAGCTGCTTTAGCTGACCTGCACGAAGATTACCGCGAGAATGCCAAAATCACTATGCGCTATGCGGATTATCTGGACATCATCGAGACACTGGCGAACGGCAGTACGGCTCTTTACAGCGCGCAACCTGAACAAGTTCTCGGAAAACCAGTTGTATTTTGCGATGCAGCAGTCAATCCGGTCGTTGGTGATCTGCGCTATTCACACTTCAATTATGATCCACAAGCGCTGTATGACCGCGACAAAGATGTGAAAACAGGTATTGAATTGTTTGCACTAACTGCATGGGTGGACCACAAGATCAAGCTAAAATCAGCATTCCGCATTGCGAAAAAAGCACCGACTGTATAA
- a CDS encoding head maturation protease, ClpP-related yields the protein MSKKFWEFKNQTSTEADLYLYIEIASWGGGYYAHSAKSFKGELDSLGEIKTLNVYVNSPGGDVFEGVAIYNMLKRHKAHVNVHVDGLAASIASVIAMAGDTIYMPSNAMLMIHNAWMYTAGDSNALREAADMLDKVNTSLRQSYLDKAGDALSEEDLTTLMDNETWLTAQEAFDYGLCDVVGESKQVAASISKDLFAKYRNVPEEVAEMAEPAPQPAAFTDENRQKIIQNTKSELENLNSYLGGILNA from the coding sequence GTGAGCAAGAAGTTTTGGGAATTTAAAAACCAAACGAGTACTGAGGCTGACCTTTATTTGTACATCGAGATTGCGTCATGGGGTGGCGGCTATTATGCGCACTCAGCTAAGAGTTTCAAAGGCGAGTTGGATTCGCTCGGTGAGATCAAGACACTGAACGTATACGTCAATTCGCCAGGCGGTGATGTGTTTGAGGGTGTAGCGATATACAACATGCTCAAGCGTCATAAAGCTCATGTAAACGTGCATGTAGATGGACTGGCTGCTTCTATTGCTTCGGTGATTGCGATGGCTGGAGATACGATTTATATGCCTTCTAACGCCATGCTGATGATTCATAATGCGTGGATGTATACAGCTGGTGATTCGAATGCGCTTAGAGAAGCTGCAGACATGCTGGATAAGGTGAACACTTCTCTACGACAGTCATACCTCGACAAAGCTGGTGACGCGCTCTCTGAAGAGGACTTGACTACACTCATGGACAATGAGACGTGGCTAACGGCTCAGGAGGCTTTTGACTACGGTCTATGCGATGTGGTAGGCGAATCGAAGCAAGTTGCGGCTTCTATCAGTAAGGACCTGTTTGCTAAATACCGGAATGTCCCGGAGGAAGTGGCTGAAATGGCCGAGCCAGCACCGCAACCTGCTGCTTTTACGGACGAAAACCGCCAAAAAATCATTCAAAACACAAAATCTGAGCTTGAAAATTTAAACTCATACCTGGGAGGTATATTGAATGCCTAA
- a CDS encoding phage portal protein — MNLWQRTKMAWKVIRNKATQVDENFSKWFRGGRSIFLSGNNSKLASNETIFAAVSRLSNSMATLPLKFFKEFSPVYTELSDLISNSPNNNMTSFDFIRILETHRNVHGNGYALKMYGRHYSVTSLVILDPTCVEPVVEQETGELWYEINGEKGRYYVHNLDMIHIKHIHTTQNGYKGISPIDVLRNTIDFDREVREFSLSQMEGGIHASFILKYAAHIGKEKKAEILENFKSFYKDNGGVLIQESGVEIDPITRNFIDTKVFEVEKITRTRVATVFNMPVSMLGETDGASYSSMEQMSLEFVTYTLLPIVRQYEQEFNRKLLTPQERQRGLYFKFNLSALLRGDTSTRGEFYFKMVRSGVFKPNEIRAWEELPPEVGGEKLYISGDLYPIDTPPSERKGVKASEQEVLGI; from the coding sequence TTGAATCTATGGCAGCGAACCAAGATGGCTTGGAAGGTGATCCGAAACAAGGCAACTCAGGTTGATGAGAACTTTTCGAAGTGGTTTCGTGGAGGTCGGTCTATATTTCTAAGCGGTAATAATAGCAAGCTCGCTTCCAACGAAACGATATTTGCGGCAGTTTCGCGTCTATCGAACTCGATGGCGACTCTTCCACTCAAATTTTTTAAGGAGTTCAGCCCTGTTTATACGGAGCTATCTGATTTGATCTCCAATTCACCTAACAACAACATGACGAGCTTTGATTTCATTCGGATACTTGAGACACACAGGAACGTGCATGGTAATGGTTATGCACTGAAGATGTACGGTAGACACTACAGTGTTACATCCCTGGTCATACTCGACCCGACATGTGTCGAGCCTGTTGTTGAGCAGGAAACGGGTGAACTTTGGTATGAGATCAATGGCGAAAAAGGCCGTTATTACGTCCACAATCTCGATATGATCCATATTAAACACATTCATACCACGCAAAACGGTTATAAAGGGATCAGCCCAATTGATGTGTTGCGCAACACTATCGATTTTGACAGAGAGGTCCGTGAGTTCAGTCTTAGTCAGATGGAGGGTGGCATTCATGCCTCGTTTATTTTGAAGTACGCTGCTCATATCGGTAAAGAGAAGAAAGCTGAGATTTTGGAAAACTTCAAGTCGTTTTACAAGGACAACGGCGGTGTTCTGATCCAGGAGTCAGGCGTTGAAATTGACCCAATCACACGAAATTTTATTGATACAAAGGTGTTTGAAGTTGAAAAAATAACGCGCACGCGGGTCGCAACAGTGTTCAATATGCCAGTTAGCATGCTGGGGGAAACGGATGGAGCCAGCTACTCCAGCATGGAGCAGATGAGTCTTGAGTTTGTGACCTACACGCTGTTGCCGATTGTCCGGCAATACGAGCAGGAATTCAATCGAAAATTATTGACGCCACAGGAGCGCCAGAGAGGACTGTATTTCAAGTTCAATCTGAGCGCTCTTTTACGTGGGGATACATCCACCAGGGGCGAGTTCTACTTCAAGATGGTGCGTTCGGGTGTGTTTAAGCCGAATGAGATTCGGGCGTGGGAGGAGCTACCACCGGAAGTAGGTGGAGAGAAGCTTTATATCAGTGGTGATTTGTATCCAATTGATACGCCGCCAAGTGAACGGAAGGGGGTGAAAGCAAGTGAGCAAGAAGTTTTGGGAATTTAA
- a CDS encoding terminase large subunit — MTTISITSSPKEIEKWYRKWHEKQVKKRHILNDFSPKLLTTWYTERVINGEIVAGKKVVQACQRHLNDLERQGTEDFPYIFDEDRAHRPIKFIEQYCRPSKGDYQKLVLQPWQHFTIGSLYGWVHKDTGVRRFREGLIFIGRKNGKTTKISGLSLYSLSKDNERGAKVYVLANTKQQAGELFNESRAMVQKSPSLRKRVRENQKGIYFDKTFSSIEARASDSEKLDGLNTHLGIFDEIHEFKDFKLINVIKRSWSARKQPMVVYITTAGYQLDGPLIEYYEIAADVLNGALEQERKFYFMAELDDENEIENPAMWIKANPNVGVTLNLPELVQDFNTDRHVPQEYNDWVTKQFNLFVDNSEQSFLSFEVLKRNDSVIDEKLLEGKGCIGSFDLSDSEDFTSACLEFPLDDGRVFVLSHTWIPEAKVKKENENIPYRVYEKEGLLTIIPGEYVKKEYIFDWFVEKSERFPIENIMYDPAKAFGLVESLKAHGFECEVVRQGFLTLGPALDNAKELFLDGKVVFNNNRLFRWYINNVKLVEDRNRNKMPTKQGRYRKIDGFAAFLNAHTVVMKKLAVPTASGNVDFVSIKDLLRG, encoded by the coding sequence ATGACGACGATTTCGATAACTTCTAGTCCGAAAGAGATTGAAAAATGGTATAGAAAATGGCACGAAAAACAGGTTAAAAAGCGTCATATTCTCAATGATTTCTCACCAAAATTGCTTACAACTTGGTATACAGAGCGTGTGATCAACGGGGAAATCGTGGCTGGTAAAAAGGTTGTACAAGCTTGTCAGCGGCACTTAAACGATTTGGAGCGACAAGGCACAGAAGACTTTCCGTACATCTTTGATGAGGATCGCGCACACCGTCCGATCAAATTCATTGAGCAATACTGTCGACCATCAAAAGGTGATTATCAAAAACTTGTCCTGCAACCGTGGCAGCACTTCACAATCGGATCGTTGTATGGCTGGGTGCATAAAGATACTGGAGTCCGTCGCTTCCGTGAGGGGCTTATTTTCATTGGTCGGAAGAACGGGAAGACAACAAAGATTAGTGGTCTGTCGTTGTACTCCTTATCGAAAGACAACGAGAGAGGCGCAAAGGTGTATGTACTTGCCAACACTAAGCAGCAGGCGGGGGAGCTTTTCAATGAGAGTCGGGCAATGGTCCAGAAATCTCCGTCTCTGCGCAAGAGAGTGCGCGAGAATCAGAAAGGGATATATTTTGACAAGACCTTCAGCTCCATAGAAGCCCGTGCATCTGATAGCGAGAAGTTGGATGGCCTGAATACTCATCTTGGCATCTTTGATGAGATCCATGAATTCAAGGATTTTAAACTGATCAATGTCATCAAACGTTCGTGGTCGGCTCGTAAGCAACCAATGGTCGTATACATTACAACAGCAGGATACCAGCTTGACGGCCCACTGATAGAGTATTACGAGATTGCTGCGGATGTTCTGAACGGGGCATTGGAACAAGAGCGCAAATTCTACTTTATGGCCGAGCTCGACGATGAAAATGAGATCGAGAATCCGGCCATGTGGATTAAAGCTAATCCGAACGTCGGGGTTACGCTCAACCTCCCGGAACTGGTGCAGGACTTCAATACGGATCGTCATGTGCCGCAAGAGTACAATGACTGGGTGACGAAGCAATTCAATCTCTTTGTAGACAATAGTGAGCAGTCATTCCTGTCGTTTGAAGTGCTTAAGCGGAATGACAGCGTGATTGATGAGAAACTGCTTGAAGGAAAAGGATGCATCGGCTCGTTTGACCTTTCTGACAGTGAAGATTTTACGAGTGCATGCCTTGAATTCCCTCTTGATGATGGGCGAGTATTTGTGCTATCTCATACGTGGATACCGGAAGCTAAAGTGAAGAAGGAAAATGAGAATATCCCGTATCGCGTATATGAGAAAGAGGGGCTTTTAACCATTATTCCGGGAGAATACGTGAAAAAAGAGTACATTTTCGACTGGTTCGTAGAAAAATCTGAGCGTTTTCCAATCGAAAATATTATGTATGATCCGGCGAAAGCGTTCGGTCTTGTCGAGTCATTGAAGGCACATGGATTCGAATGCGAAGTGGTGCGACAGGGATTTCTTACGCTTGGTCCGGCATTGGACAATGCCAAAGAATTGTTCTTGGATGGGAAAGTAGTATTCAACAATAATCGGCTATTTCGTTGGTACATCAACAACGTGAAGTTGGTTGAGGACCGTAATCGCAATAAAATGCCTACCAAACAAGGTCGCTACCGTAAAATTGACGGTTTTGCGGCCTTTTTGAATGCGCACACCGTGGTTATGAAGAAACTGGCCGTTCCAACTGCGAGTGGCAACGTTGACTTTGTATCGATCAAAGACCTGCTAAGGGGGTGA
- a CDS encoding head-tail connector protein, with translation MAGPALDELKTYLRIDGSEDDMILELLTQGAIEYLANAGVPESESALYKLGVMLYVALHYENRDPSMRMDKFSFALESIILQLEDYR, from the coding sequence ATGGCAGGTCCGGCATTGGATGAGTTGAAAACATATCTACGTATCGATGGAAGCGAGGATGATATGATTCTGGAGCTTCTTACACAGGGGGCGATAGAATACCTTGCGAATGCAGGTGTGCCAGAATCAGAGAGTGCATTGTACAAGCTCGGTGTCATGCTCTACGTGGCACTTCACTATGAGAATCGTGATCCAAGCATGAGAATGGATAAGTTCAGCTTTGCGCTCGAAAGTATCATTCTTCAGCTGGAAGATTACAGGTAA
- a CDS encoding phage terminase small subunit P27 family, translating to MAVPTAKKIREYLGDNYQESDEELIQLYIETHKYYRRLKKEVEKTPLMLEHTNKSGATNTVKNPLAIEVTKTVQTLNNLLKSLGLTPAQRKKVGVAGDDDDDDFDNF from the coding sequence ATGGCGGTACCCACTGCGAAGAAGATTCGGGAGTATCTCGGTGATAACTACCAAGAATCAGACGAGGAGTTAATTCAGCTCTATATCGAGACACACAAATATTACCGGAGACTTAAAAAAGAGGTGGAGAAAACCCCGTTGATGCTTGAACATACTAACAAATCCGGGGCTACGAACACCGTTAAAAATCCGCTGGCAATCGAGGTTACAAAGACCGTTCAAACACTCAATAATCTTCTGAAATCACTTGGACTCACACCAGCTCAACGTAAGAAAGTAGGGGTGGCTGGGGACGACGATGACGACGATTTCGATAACTTCTAG